A genomic stretch from Nitrobacter winogradskyi Nb-255 includes:
- the mfd gene encoding transcription-repair coupling factor: protein MKAFSRSPAESLSPGRPLTLANVAEGAEGLVVSDLARAIKANATRRAAAVSLTVVCRDGPRMQQLARALEFFASDISVMQFPAWDCQPYDRVSPHGGVLAQRLTTLARLSRLTGSETPLIILTTVNAILQRVPAREIVASQALSVAPGNVVPMDSIAAWLEHNGYNRSSTVREPGEYAVRGGILDLFPSNLDHPVRFDFFGDSLESIRSFDPETQRTLFDVRSLDLVPISEFQFVTETIRRFRMGYVATFGAPERDDLLYEAVSEGRRYPGMEHWLPLFHERMDTLFDYLDGASIVIEPQGEDAASERFKQIADYHEARREPLEQAGGGVPYKPLPPDRLYLTPDEWAKRLNEAALVRLTPFAMPDESVNIIDAGARQGRNFAPERADTTLNVFESVGSHIQALQAARKKVVVTLWSEGSRDRMASMLKDHGLLNLTSINTWRTVHATPRNEVMLGVVGIESGFETESVAVISEQDILGDRLVRPPKASRKLENFISEVTSLAAGDLVVHVEHGIGRFVGLQTLEVGGAPHDCLELRYANETKLFLPVENIELLSRYGSDQANVELDRLGGGGWQARKAKLKSRIREIAGELIRIAAERHLREAPKLPVQSGLYDEFCARFPYEETEDQLGAIQASLEDLESGKPMDRLVCGDVGFGKTEVALRAAFAVALDGKQVAVVVPTTLLARQHAKTFTERFRGFPVNVAQASRLVSPKELAKVKKGIADGSVDIVVGTHALLGKSIKFRDLGLLVVDEEQHFGVSHKERLKQLRAHVHVLTLSATPIPRTLQLALTGVRDLSIIASPPVDRLAVRTFVAPHDPLMIREALLRERYRGGQAFYVVPRVSDLAEVKDFLDKHVPEMKVAVAHGQMPPTVIEDIISAFYDGKYDVLLSTTIVESGLDIPTANTLIVHRSDMFGLAQLYQLRGRVGRSKLRAYALFTLPSKHKITAQAERRLKVLQSLETLGAGFQLASHDLDIRGAGNLLGEEQSGHIKEVGFELYQSMLEEAIENLKTGVTEIADDRWSPQITIGMPVLIPEDYIADLAVRLSLYRRLADLDTDDEIDSFAAELRDRFGKLPDEVRYLFKVAAIKAYCRRANVEKVDAGPKGAVISFRDNKFAQPDRLVYFIRQHGQAAKVRPDMKVVFLQNWETPEERLMGTTEIMRQLANLAEDRKAA from the coding sequence ATGAAAGCTTTTTCAAGGTCGCCTGCGGAATCGCTGTCACCGGGTCGTCCGCTGACGCTCGCGAATGTCGCGGAGGGCGCCGAGGGACTCGTCGTCTCTGACCTCGCGCGAGCCATCAAGGCCAACGCTACGCGGCGAGCCGCGGCGGTCAGCCTGACGGTGGTCTGCCGTGACGGTCCGCGGATGCAGCAACTGGCGCGGGCGCTCGAATTTTTCGCGTCGGACATTTCCGTGATGCAATTCCCGGCCTGGGATTGCCAGCCCTATGATCGGGTCTCGCCGCATGGAGGCGTGCTTGCGCAGCGCCTGACGACGCTGGCGCGCCTGTCTCGTCTAACCGGCAGCGAGACGCCTCTGATCATCCTCACAACGGTCAACGCGATCCTGCAACGCGTGCCCGCGCGCGAAATCGTCGCGTCTCAAGCCCTGTCGGTCGCACCCGGCAATGTGGTTCCGATGGATTCCATCGCCGCATGGCTCGAGCACAACGGCTACAATCGCTCTTCAACGGTCCGCGAACCCGGCGAATACGCCGTTCGCGGCGGCATCCTCGACCTGTTTCCGTCGAATCTCGATCATCCCGTGCGATTCGATTTCTTCGGCGACTCGCTGGAGTCGATCCGGTCATTCGATCCGGAAACCCAGCGCACGCTGTTTGACGTACGCTCGCTCGATCTGGTGCCGATCTCCGAATTCCAGTTCGTCACCGAAACCATCCGGCGTTTCCGGATGGGATACGTCGCGACTTTCGGCGCACCGGAACGCGATGACCTGTTGTATGAAGCTGTCAGCGAAGGGCGGCGGTATCCGGGCATGGAGCACTGGCTGCCGCTGTTTCACGAACGCATGGACACGCTGTTCGACTATCTTGACGGCGCATCCATCGTCATCGAGCCGCAGGGAGAAGACGCCGCGAGCGAGCGCTTCAAGCAGATCGCCGATTACCATGAAGCGCGCCGCGAGCCCCTTGAGCAAGCCGGCGGCGGCGTGCCCTACAAGCCGCTTCCGCCCGACCGTCTTTATCTGACGCCGGATGAGTGGGCAAAGCGCCTCAATGAAGCAGCTTTGGTGCGGTTGACGCCATTCGCGATGCCGGACGAATCCGTCAATATCATCGATGCCGGCGCACGGCAGGGGCGGAATTTCGCGCCCGAACGGGCTGACACCACTCTCAACGTTTTCGAGTCCGTCGGATCCCACATACAGGCGTTGCAGGCCGCGCGAAAGAAAGTCGTCGTGACGTTGTGGAGCGAGGGTTCGCGCGACCGCATGGCGAGCATGCTGAAAGATCACGGACTGCTCAACCTGACGAGCATCAATACCTGGCGTACCGTTCACGCAACGCCCCGCAATGAGGTCATGCTGGGCGTTGTCGGGATAGAATCCGGATTTGAAACTGAATCTGTCGCGGTCATCAGCGAACAGGACATCCTGGGCGATCGCCTGGTGCGGCCACCCAAGGCCAGCCGCAAACTCGAAAACTTCATCTCGGAAGTCACCAGCCTTGCGGCGGGCGATCTCGTTGTTCACGTCGAGCACGGCATCGGGCGTTTTGTCGGCTTGCAGACGCTTGAAGTAGGTGGCGCGCCGCACGATTGTCTGGAACTGCGTTACGCCAACGAGACCAAGCTGTTCCTGCCGGTCGAGAATATTGAACTGCTATCGCGCTATGGCTCCGATCAAGCCAATGTCGAACTGGACCGGCTCGGAGGCGGGGGCTGGCAGGCTCGCAAGGCCAAGCTGAAAAGTCGCATTCGCGAGATCGCAGGCGAGTTGATCAGGATCGCCGCGGAGCGGCATTTGCGTGAGGCGCCGAAGCTGCCGGTGCAGTCGGGCCTGTACGACGAGTTCTGCGCGCGCTTTCCCTACGAGGAAACCGAGGACCAGCTCGGCGCGATCCAGGCTTCGCTGGAGGATCTCGAAAGCGGCAAGCCGATGGATCGGCTGGTGTGCGGTGACGTCGGATTCGGCAAAACCGAAGTGGCCCTGCGGGCGGCATTCGCCGTCGCGCTGGATGGCAAGCAGGTCGCGGTCGTCGTGCCGACAACGCTGCTTGCGCGTCAGCACGCGAAAACGTTCACCGAGCGGTTTCGTGGTTTTCCGGTCAATGTCGCGCAGGCCTCGCGACTGGTGTCGCCGAAGGAGCTGGCCAAGGTCAAGAAGGGGATCGCCGACGGCTCGGTGGATATCGTCGTCGGCACACATGCCTTGCTCGGCAAATCCATCAAGTTCAGGGACCTCGGACTTCTGGTGGTCGACGAAGAGCAGCATTTCGGCGTCAGCCACAAGGAGCGGCTGAAGCAACTGCGGGCGCATGTCCACGTACTGACGCTGAGCGCAACTCCGATTCCGCGCACGCTGCAACTGGCCCTGACCGGCGTGCGCGATCTATCGATCATCGCCTCGCCGCCGGTCGATCGCTTGGCCGTTCGTACCTTCGTGGCGCCCCACGATCCCCTGATGATCCGGGAGGCGCTCCTGCGCGAACGCTACCGTGGTGGCCAGGCCTTCTATGTCGTGCCGCGCGTAAGCGATCTGGCCGAGGTCAAGGATTTCCTCGACAAGCACGTACCGGAGATGAAGGTCGCCGTCGCGCACGGCCAGATGCCGCCGACGGTAATCGAGGACATCATCTCGGCCTTCTATGACGGCAAGTACGATGTCCTGCTCTCGACAACCATCGTGGAGTCCGGGCTCGATATCCCGACCGCCAACACTCTCATCGTGCATCGCTCGGATATGTTCGGGCTGGCGCAGCTTTATCAGTTGCGCGGCCGGGTCGGGCGTTCGAAGCTGCGCGCCTATGCGCTGTTCACGCTGCCGTCGAAACACAAGATCACGGCGCAGGCCGAACGCCGGCTCAAGGTTCTGCAGTCGCTCGAAACCCTGGGGGCGGGATTCCAGCTTGCGTCGCATGATCTCGACATTCGCGGCGCGGGCAATCTGCTCGGCGAGGAGCAGTCGGGCCACATCAAGGAAGTTGGTTTCGAACTCTATCAGTCGATGCTGGAGGAGGCGATCGAGAATCTCAAGACCGGCGTGACGGAGATTGCCGACGATCGCTGGTCCCCGCAGATCACCATCGGGATGCCGGTATTGATCCCCGAGGATTACATTGCCGATCTGGCGGTTCGGCTATCGTTGTATCGCCGGCTTGCCGACCTCGATACCGATGATGAAATCGACAGCTTTGCCGCGGAGCTGCGCGACCGCTTCGGTAAATTGCCGGACGAAGTCCGATATCTGTTCAAGGTCGCGGCCATCAAGGCCTATTGCCGCCGCGCCAATGTCGAGAAGGTGGATGCGGGACCGAAGGGTGCGGTCATTTCCTTCCGCGACAACAAGTTCGCGCAACCCGATCGGCTGGTGTATTTCATCCGCCAGCATGGACAGGCGGCGAAGGTCCGTCCCGACATGAAAGTGGTGTTCTTACAGAACTGGGAAACCCCGGAAGAGCGCCTGATGGGCACCACCGAAATCATGCGGCAGCTTGCCAATCTCGCGGAGGATCGCAAGGCGGCGTAA
- a CDS encoding succinate dehydrogenase assembly factor 2 → MTGSTRSSEGMDDRRKRLLYRCWHRGMREMDLILGRFVDEEIGSLTEAELKDLENLIEVPDPDLYAALSDGAPLASEYRTALFDRIKSFRRGQGA, encoded by the coding sequence CGGGATCGACACGATCGAGCGAGGGCATGGATGACCGCCGCAAACGGCTGCTGTATCGCTGCTGGCATCGCGGGATGCGCGAGATGGACCTGATCCTCGGCCGGTTCGTCGATGAGGAGATCGGTTCATTGACCGAAGCGGAGTTAAAAGATCTCGAAAACCTGATCGAGGTTCCGGACCCGGACCTTTACGCCGCGCTGAGCGACGGCGCTCCGCTGGCCTCCGAATACCGGACCGCGCTGTTCGATCGCATCAAGTCGTTTCGGCGGGGACAGGGCGCATGA